A region of the Pseudomonas anguilliseptica genome:
GCTTGTTATCCGGAATGTTAACGCCTGCAATACGGGCCATTCAGTGGAACTCCAATTGACAGCTACCTACGCCCCGGAAGCCAAGAAATAGGGCGCAAGATATTAACGCTGTAAAAACAAATAATCAACCCGGCAGCGCACTAGCTGCCGGGCTTGTCACTTCACTCACACTCAGCCTTGGCGCTGTTTGTGACGCGGCTCCGCGCTGCAAATGACGCGAACAACACCTTCGCGACGAATAATCTTGCAGTTGCGGCACAGCTTTTTCACCGATGCACGAACTTTCATCACCAACTCCTCGAACCTTATGGACTTCAGCGCAGCATGCCGCTGCCGTAGCCCTTCAGGTTGGCTTTCTTCATCAGGGATTCGTACTGGTGCGAAACGAGGTGCGATTGTACTTGCGACATAAAGTCCATCACAACCACTACCACGATCAGCAACGAGGTCCCGCCAAGATAGAACGGTACGTTGGCAGCCACCACCAGGAACTGGGGCAACAAGCATACGGCCGTCATGTACAGAGCACCGAACATGGTCAAGCGAGTCAACACGCCATCGATATAGCGCGCCGATTGCTCACCGGGACGGATACCCGGAATAAAGGCACCGGACTTCTTCAGGTTCTCCGCTACGTCTTTCGGGTTGAACATCAGCGCTGTATAGAAGAAGCAGAAGAAAACAATCCCCGCACTAAACAGCAAAATGTTCAACGGCTGACCAGGAGCGATAGCCTGTGAAATATCCTGCAGCCAGCCCATACCTTCAGACTGACCAAACCAGGCACCCAGCGAGGCCGGGAATAACAGAAGGCTGCTGGCGAAAATAGCCGGGATAACCCCCGCCATATTCAC
Encoded here:
- the rpmJ gene encoding 50S ribosomal protein L36 — translated: MKVRASVKKLCRNCKIIRREGVVRVICSAEPRHKQRQG